Below is a window of bacterium DNA.
CAGGTGCATGACGACCAGGCCCAGCGGAACGTGGAAGAGTACATCAAGAGACTGGGACGGAAATAACCAAAACACTAAAAAACTAAATTATAAACTCTAAACTCTAAACTCTAAACAAATTTCAATTTCAAAGATCAAATAATTGGTAGTTTAATGCTTCGTATTTATTGCTTTGGGCTTGTTTAGGGTTTAGTGATTGTGTTTTAGAGTTTACAGAATATTGTATGCAAAAAAGTAAGGGTTTGTTTGTCAGCTTTGAGGGCATCGAGGGCTGCGGCAAGACCACCCAGGCCATGCTACTGGCCAAGTGGCTGAAGAGCCGGGGGCATCAGGTCATAGTCACCCGGGAGCCGGGCGGGACGCCACTGGCCGAGAAGATCCGCAAGGTGCTGCTGGATTCCAGAAACCATAGCATGTCCCCGCTGACCGAGCTGCTGCTGCTGCAGGCCTCGCGGGCCCAGCATCTGGTCCAGGTGATAATCCCGGCGCTTAAGGCCGGCAAGATCGTGGTCTGCGACCGCTTCGCCGATTCCTCCACCGCCTACCAGGGCTACGGCCGGGGAATGGACCTGGAGATGGTGAAACAGCTGAACCAGATAGCGGTGGACGGCTGCTGGCCAGGGGTGACCCTGGTCTTTGACCTGCCGGTGGAGCAGGGTTTTGCCCGGGCCGCCAAAAGAAAGCGGGCCTTGGACCGGATGGAAAAACAGGAGAGGGCCTTTCACCAAA
It encodes the following:
- the tmk gene encoding dTMP kinase, producing MQKSKGLFVSFEGIEGCGKTTQAMLLAKWLKSRGHQVIVTREPGGTPLAEKIRKVLLDSRNHSMSPLTELLLLQASRAQHLVQVIIPALKAGKIVVCDRFADSSTAYQGYGRGMDLEMVKQLNQIAVDGCWPGVTLVFDLPVEQGFARAAKRKRALDRMEKQERAFHQKVRRGFLSIAKAEPARVKVLDGSFPPDVIQAAVRQLVHNRLK